A part of Thermodesulfobacteriota bacterium genomic DNA contains:
- a CDS encoding GIY-YIG nuclease family protein, with the protein MEKGIYYVYIMSNKKNGTLYIGVTNDLSRRVYEHKNDMIEGFTKKYGLHTLVYFEQMEDVHSAIQREKRLKKWNRRWKIELIEKLNPEWMDLYEELVE; encoded by the coding sequence ATGGAAAAGGGCATCTACTATGTTTACATAATGAGCAACAAAAAGAACGGCACGTTATATATAGGTGTTACTAATGACTTGAGCAGAAGAGTCTATGAACACAAAAATGACATGATTGAAGGTTTTACAAAGAAATATGGTTTGCATACACTGGTCTATTTTGAACAAATGGAGGATGTTCACAGTGCTATCCAGAGAGAGAAGAGATTGAAGAAATGGAACCGTCGATGGAAGATCGAACTGATAGAGAAGTTGAATCCAGAATGGATGGATCTTTATGAGGAATTGGTTGAATAA